The genomic stretch TAAAGCTAGCCGGCAGCTCAACGGTATTTCCTTTTGCAAGTTATGTTGCGGAGGAATTTGCGGTTGTAAAAAATAAAAAGACCCCGATAGTAGAGAGTATCGGCACGGGCGGAGGCTTTAAGGTGTTTTGTTCGTCACAAGACAAAAACAGTATAGACATAGCAAACGCATCTCGTCCTATGAAGATGAGCGAGTTTGAAGAGTGCCTAAAAAACGGCATAGAAGATATAAGCGGATATATGATCGGATATGACGGGATCGTTTTTGCTATGGGTAAGCAAAACGGCGAACTAAATCTAAGCAAAGAGCAAATTTTCTTAGCGCTTGCAAAAGAGGTTCCAATTGATGGCAAATTAGTAGCAAATCCGTATAAAAAATGGAGCGATATAGATAGCTCTCTTAGCTCTAAACCTATCGTTATATACGGACCTCCGACAACTTCGGGAACTAGAGATAGCTTTGAAGAGCAACTCATGCAAAAAGCCTCAAAAAGCTTTAAAGAGTATGGTGATAAGTCAGGAAAATACAGCCAAATTAGAGACGATGGAGTCTATATCCCATCAGGCGAAAACGACAACCTAATCATCGCAAAACTAGCCCAAAATAAAAACGCATTTGGAATTTTCGGATACGGCTTTTTAGCAGAAAACAAAGACAAAGTCGCAGCCGTAAAGATAGACGGCGTAGCACCGAATGAAAATAGCGTTAGCGACGGTAGCTACAAGCTTGCAAGAAGTCTTTATTTCTACGTTAAAAACCAAAACAGAGCAAAAAACAAAGAGATAAATGATTTTATAGATATGTTTATAAGCGAAGAGATGATAGGAGATGAAGGAGTGCTAAAAACAATCGGATTAATCCCTGCGGATAGCCAAACTTTTACAAAAATGAAACGAAACGCAAAAGAGCCTATTAGACTTACTAAAGAGATGATAAAAAGCGGTAAAGTTATAAAATAAGGAGTTAAATTTGCTCTATATAGTTTTATTTTGCCTATCATTTGGCGTTTATTTTTTCTATAAACACCAAAATACGGCACTAAATTTACAAAACCTAAGCCTAACAAACAAAAAAGTCGAGAGATTAGTTATCGCATTTTTATTTGTATCATCGCTCATTACGATACTAGCGACACTTATGATACTTGGCTCAATTATCTTTGAAGCGCTTAATTTTTTTAAAAAAGAGAGCGCTTTTGGCTTCTTTTTTAGCTCTATTTGGGCACCGCACGATGCCTTTTTAGACAAAAAGGCTCACTTTGGATCCATAGGGCTATTTTTCGGAACATTTTATATAAGTCTAATTGCAATTTTAACGGCTGTTCCCTTTGGGCTATTTAGCGCTCTTTATCTAAGCGAATATGCAAGCAGACGAGCCAGAAGCTTTTTAAAGCCGATTTTGGAAATTTTAGCAGGGGTTCCGAGTGTGGTTTATGGATTTTTCGCGGCTATTTTTGTGGCTCCTTTAGTCGTAAAAATAGCTTCAAATTTCGGCATAAACGCATCTTACAATAACGCTTTAAGCGCGGGGCTTATCATGGGAGTAATGATAACACCGATGATCTCAAG from Campylobacter sp. RM16189 encodes the following:
- a CDS encoding substrate-binding domain-containing protein, whose product is MKISKALILTSLICTVTLADQIKLAGSSTVFPFASYVAEEFAVVKNKKTPIVESIGTGGGFKVFCSSQDKNSIDIANASRPMKMSEFEECLKNGIEDISGYMIGYDGIVFAMGKQNGELNLSKEQIFLALAKEVPIDGKLVANPYKKWSDIDSSLSSKPIVIYGPPTTSGTRDSFEEQLMQKASKSFKEYGDKSGKYSQIRDDGVYIPSGENDNLIIAKLAQNKNAFGIFGYGFLAENKDKVAAVKIDGVAPNENSVSDGSYKLARSLYFYVKNQNRAKNKEINDFIDMFISEEMIGDEGVLKTIGLIPADSQTFTKMKRNAKEPIRLTKEMIKSGKVIK
- the pstC gene encoding phosphate ABC transporter permease subunit PstC, with product MAFLFVSSLITILATLMILGSIIFEALNFFKKESAFGFFFSSIWAPHDAFLDKKAHFGSIGLFFGTFYISLIAILTAVPFGLFSALYLSEYASRRARSFLKPILEILAGVPSVVYGFFAAIFVAPLVVKIASNFGINASYNNALSAGLIMGVMITPMISSLCDDAISLVPKRLKEGALSLGLTKEESICFVVLPSAMPGIIGACLLGLSRALGETMIVVMAASLRVNLSLNPLEDMTTVTVKIVEVLSGDQEFDNSLTLSAFALGITLFVLTFIINLIAVLISRNFQRKYKISNL